In Oreochromis niloticus isolate F11D_XX linkage group LG18, O_niloticus_UMD_NMBU, whole genome shotgun sequence, one genomic interval encodes:
- the tbl1xr1b gene encoding F-box-like/WD repeat-containing protein TBL1XR1b, with protein sequence MSISSDEVNFLVYRYLQESGFSHSAFTFGIESHISQSNINGALVPPAALISIIQKGLQYVEAEVSINEDGTLFDGRPIESLSLIDAVMPDVVQTRQQAYRDKLAQQQAAAGSGSSTGPQGSTKNGEGAANGEENGSHALANHHSEMMEVDRDVEIPQSKAMVLRGHESEVFICAWNPVNDLLASGSGDSTARIWNLSENSTGGSTQLVLRHCIREGGQDVPSNKDVTSLDWNSEGTLLATGSYDGFARIWTKDGNLASTLGQHKGPIFALKWNKKGNFILSAGVDKTTIIWDAHTGEAKQQFPFHSAPALDVDWQSNNTFASCSTDMCIHVCKLGQDRPVKTFQGHTNEVNAIKWDPTGSLLASCSDDMTLKIWSMKQDSCVHDLQAHSKEIYTIKWSPTGPGTNNPNASLMLASASFDSTVRLWDVERGVCIHTLTRHQEPVYSVAFSPDGRHLASGSFDKCVHIWNTQTGALVHSYRGTGGIFEVCWNATGDKVGASASDGSVCVLDLRK encoded by the exons ATGAGCATAAGCAGTGATGAGGTTAATTTCCTGGTTTACAGATATCTGCAGGAGTCGG GCTTCTCTCACTCTGCATTCACCTTTGGCATAGAGAGCCACATCAGTCAGTCTAACATCAATGGAGCCTTGGTGCCCCCTGCTGCCCTCATTTCCATCATTCAGAAAGGCTTGCAGTATGTGGAGGCTGAAGTCAGCATCAATGAG GACGGCACCTTATTTGATGGGCGGCCAATCGAGTCCTTGTCTTTGATTGATGCCGTAATGCCAGATGTGGTCCAGACCAGGCAGCAGGCCTACAGAGACAAGCTGGCCCAGCAGCAAGCAGCAGCGGGCAGTGGCAGCAGCACGGGGCCACAGGGAAGCACCAAGAACGGAGAGGGCGCCGCCAACGGGGAGGAAAATGGATCCCACGCCTTAGCCA ATCACCACTCGGAGATGATGGAGGTAGACAGGGATGTGGAGATCCCCCAGAGTAAAGCCATGGTCTTGAGGGGCCACGAATCGGAGGTTTTTATCTGTGCCTGGAACCCAGTCAACGACCTCCTCGCCTCTGG GTCCGGGGACTCGACAGCACGGATCTGGAACCTGAGCGAGAACAGCACAGGCGGATCCACCCAGCTGGTTCTGAGGCACTGCATTCGGGAAGGGGGCCAGGACGTACCCAGCAACAAAGACGTCACCTCACTAGACTGGAAT AGCGAGGGGACATTACTAGCAACCGGCTCATATGATGGCTTTGCTAGGATATGGACAAAAGACG GTAACTTGGCCAGTACTTTGGGTCAGCATAAAGGCCCTATATTTGCACTCAAGTGGAATAAGAAAGGAAACTTTATCCTTAGTGCTGGTGTGGATAAG ACAACAATTATTTGGGATGCACACACAGGAGAGGCGAAGCAACAGTTTCCTTTCCACTCAG CGCCCGCTCTGGATGTCGACTGGCAAAGCAATAACACGTTTGCCTCGTGTAGCACAGACATGTGCATCCATGTGTGTAAGCTGGGCCAGGACAGACCTGTGAAGACCTTCCAGGGACACACG AATGAAGTGAACGCCATAAAGTGGGATCCTACTGGCAGCTTGCTGGCCTCCTGCTCCGATGACATGACCCTAAAG ATCTGGAGTATGAAGCAGGATTCATGTGTCCATGACCTCCAGGCCCACAGTAAAGAAATCTACACCATCAAGTGGAGCCCCACAGGCCCCGGGACCAACAATCCCAATGCCAGCCTCATGCTGGCCAG TGCGTCGTTTGACTCAACAGTGCGTCTGTGGGACGTGGAGCGGGGCGTGTGCATCCACACACTGACCCGCCACCAGGAGCCCGTCTACAGCGTGGCCTTCAGCCCAGATGGCAGGCACCTGGCCAGCGGCTCCTTTGACAAGTGTGTCCATATCTGGAACACACAG ACGGGTGCTTTAGTCCACAGCTACCGAGGGACAGGAGGGATCTTTGAAGTGTGCTGGAACGCCACAGGGGACAAAGTAGGAGCCAGCGCGTCTGATGGATCG